The segment CGCCAACGGGGTGCACGCGCTGCGTGGCGTGGACCTCTCCATCGGCCGCGGGCTTTTCGGGCTGCTGGGGCCCAACGGCGCGGGCAAGAGCACGCTCATGCGCACCCTGGCCACGCTCCAGGAGCCCGACACCGGCAGCATCGCCTTCGACGGCAACGACGTGCTGCGCGACCCGCAGGCGCACCGGCGGCACCTGGGCTACCTGCCGCAAGACTTCGGCGTGTACCCGGGCGTGAGCGCGCTGGACCTGCTGGACCACCTTGCGCTGCTCAAGGAGGTAACCGACCGCCGCGAGCGCCGCGAGCAGGTGGAGGCGCTGCTGCACCAGACCAACCTGTGGGCGCACCGCAAGAAGGCCGTGAGCGGCTACAGCGGCGGCATGCGCCAGCGCTTCGGCATCGCGCAGGCGCTGCTGGGCGACCCGCGGCTCATCATCGTCGACGAGCCCACGGCGGGGCTCGACCCCGAGGAGCGCAACCGCTTCCACAACCTGCTGGCGGAGGTGAGCGAGCAGATCGTGGTCATCCTCTCCACGCACATCGTGGAAGACGTGCGGCAGCTCTGCCCGCGCATGGCGATCCTGGCCGACGGCCGCATCCTGCGCGAGGGCGCGCCGCGGCAGCTCATCGCGGAGCTGGACGGCCGCGTGTGGCGAAAGACGGTGGAGAAGGCGTCGGTAGATGCGTACCGCGCCTCGCTGGCCGTGCTCTCCACGCAGCTCTTCGAAGGCAAGACGCTGCTGCACGTGGTGGCCGACGAGCGGCCGGAGCCCGGCTTCGAGGCCGTGGCGCCGGACCTGGAGGACGTCTACTTCTCGGTGCTCTCGGCCCGCCGGGCGGCGTGAGCGGCGTGCTCGCGGGCATCGTGCGCTTCGAGTGGCGCTACGGCACGCGGCAGGTGGC is part of the Longimicrobiaceae bacterium genome and harbors:
- a CDS encoding ABC transporter ATP-binding protein, which gives rise to MLTVSNLSKTYANGVHALRGVDLSIGRGLFGLLGPNGAGKSTLMRTLATLQEPDTGSIAFDGNDVLRDPQAHRRHLGYLPQDFGVYPGVSALDLLDHLALLKEVTDRRERREQVEALLHQTNLWAHRKKAVSGYSGGMRQRFGIAQALLGDPRLIIVDEPTAGLDPEERNRFHNLLAEVSEQIVVILSTHIVEDVRQLCPRMAILADGRILREGAPRQLIAELDGRVWRKTVEKASVDAYRASLAVLSTQLFEGKTLLHVVADERPEPGFEAVAPDLEDVYFSVLSARRAA